The Streptomyces sp. HSG2 genome has a segment encoding these proteins:
- a CDS encoding dynamin family protein, with translation MDVRPQLLDALSALRDRVSAARFPLPLAGAPRARANRDELLAQLDDYLLPRLRSPEAPLLAVVAGSTGAGKSTLVNSLVGRRVSEAGILRPTTRTPVLVCNPGDHHWFSGKRVLPDLTRVRVPRQEPGGDDPAHRESRPGRVIRVETADNLPPGLALLDAPDIDSLVAENRVLAAELVCAADVWVMVTTAARYADAVPWHLLRTAKEYRAGLITVLDRVPHQVLAEVSRQYEALLTRAGLGDVPRFTVPELPESAWGGGLLPATAVAPLRNWLTHRAQDQVARERAVERTARGALDSLRSRMPELAGAAAAQYAAVLRLTAAVDRAYDEAEARVRDRLRAGAVLTGGALRRWRAFPMDCAAEELLDALVESLTSVLLCAVDAAEERVDDDWRRDPAGAAPALTESDAGADGAEHAAHRVGMAVRRWRREIEECAEDEVRELDGHRAPDPEAVAALVAAALLGGRRGRSAGERLAEEVGARRALRLRDGAGRMLTACVERIVHRERERRLAPLDRLDLRPESQAELIAALSLLRKEEVSGDHRH, from the coding sequence ATGGACGTACGGCCTCAGCTGCTCGACGCACTCTCCGCCCTGCGCGACCGTGTATCGGCCGCACGCTTCCCCCTGCCCCTCGCCGGGGCCCCGCGCGCGCGTGCCAATCGCGACGAACTCCTGGCCCAGCTCGACGACTACCTGTTGCCCAGATTGCGGTCGCCCGAGGCACCGCTGCTCGCCGTCGTGGCCGGATCGACCGGGGCCGGCAAGTCCACGCTGGTGAACTCCCTGGTGGGACGTCGGGTGAGCGAGGCGGGCATTCTCCGCCCCACCACGCGTACGCCCGTGCTCGTCTGCAACCCGGGGGACCACCACTGGTTCAGCGGCAAGAGGGTCCTTCCCGACCTCACACGCGTCCGGGTGCCCCGTCAGGAACCCGGCGGCGACGACCCGGCACACCGCGAATCCCGGCCGGGACGGGTGATCCGGGTCGAGACGGCCGACAACCTGCCTCCCGGCCTCGCCCTCCTGGACGCCCCCGACATCGACTCGCTGGTCGCGGAGAACCGGGTCCTCGCCGCCGAACTGGTCTGCGCGGCGGACGTCTGGGTGATGGTGACCACCGCCGCCCGCTACGCCGACGCCGTGCCCTGGCACCTGCTGCGCACCGCGAAGGAGTACCGGGCCGGCCTGATCACCGTCCTCGACCGGGTGCCCCATCAGGTGCTCGCGGAGGTGTCCCGGCAGTACGAGGCGCTGCTCACCCGGGCCGGGCTCGGCGACGTCCCCCGCTTCACCGTGCCCGAACTGCCCGAGTCGGCCTGGGGTGGCGGACTGCTGCCGGCGACGGCGGTCGCTCCGCTGCGGAACTGGCTGACGCACCGGGCACAGGACCAGGTCGCACGGGAACGCGCCGTGGAGCGCACCGCGCGGGGCGCTCTCGACTCGCTTCGCTCGCGGATGCCCGAACTGGCCGGAGCCGCGGCCGCGCAGTACGCGGCGGTGCTGCGGCTCACCGCCGCCGTCGACCGGGCCTACGACGAGGCGGAGGCACGGGTGCGCGACCGGCTGCGCGCCGGGGCGGTACTGACCGGCGGCGCGTTGCGGCGATGGCGCGCCTTTCCGATGGACTGTGCCGCCGAGGAACTCCTCGACGCGCTGGTGGAGAGCCTGACCTCGGTGCTGCTGTGCGCGGTGGACGCCGCCGAGGAGAGGGTCGACGACGACTGGCGGCGCGACCCCGCCGGAGCCGCGCCGGCGCTCACGGAATCCGACGCCGGGGCGGACGGGGCGGAGCACGCCGCACACCGGGTCGGTATGGCGGTGCGGCGCTGGCGGCGCGAGATCGAGGAGTGCGCCGAGGACGAGGTACGCGAGCTGGACGGGCATCGGGCGCCGGACCCGGAGGCGGTCGCCGCGCTGGTCGCCGCCGCCCTGCTCGGCGGGCGCCGCGGGAGGTCCGCCGGGGAACGCCTCGCGGAGGAGGTCGGAGCCCGGCGCGCCCTGCGCCTGCGCGACGGGGCGGGACGCATGCTGACGGCGTGTGTGGAGCGGATCGTGCACCGGGAGCGGGAGCGCAGGCTGGCGCCGCTCGACAGGCTGGACCTGCGGCCCGAATCCCAGGCGGAACTCATCGCCGCCCTGTCCCTGTTGCGGAAGGAAGAGGTGAGCGGTGACCACCGTCACTGA
- a CDS encoding YfjP family GTPase, whose amino-acid sequence MTTVTDEDPAEYPTRGGSVPADRVPGDRRGEAEGSSRGSAARSPASEAPRRDREEGQGCSGRASGRGHDTVPAAGSGSGDTGAAWNDGLIARRMSEPCPVDTVGAPEGGSADGARGALPAAAPASYSGPLGVRLEALRELVGLSRTRLDAETLAEAGRVLDEASARRGLSGEHTVVAIAGATGSGKSQLFNALVGASVSETGVRRPTTAAPVACGWSDGAAGLLDRLGVPGRLRRRPVPHPDADSRLRGLVLVDLPDHDSAAVRHREQVDRVLALVDAVIWVVDPEKYADAALHERYLRPMADHAEVTFVVLNQVDRLPGEAAEQVLDDLRRLLDEDGVALGEHGERGATVLALSALTGEGLGELREALGQFVAERGASERRLAADVDAAARGLRPAYVTGRGTGLTEEAREEFAERLAEAVGAEAVGVAAERAWRRRANRACGTPWLRFRHARDAHCEEPAGEPSATAGVAGVSTARQGVEQAVRRVVDRAVVGLPPPWERAVRDAAARGAEGLPEALDEIADRAETPVARPPRPGWWPLAVTAQAATTLLQVVGAVWLSGWILGVFPPGPMAPVLLMAVGLLGGPLVEWGCRLAARGPARRYGEAAERLVRDAAAGCGRARVLDPVAAELLRYREVRERYARVVGQGPG is encoded by the coding sequence GTGACCACCGTCACTGACGAGGACCCCGCCGAGTACCCGACGCGCGGCGGGTCGGTTCCTGCCGATCGTGTCCCGGGCGACCGCCGTGGGGAGGCCGAGGGTTCCTCGCGCGGGTCCGCCGCGCGGAGTCCGGCGTCGGAAGCGCCGCGCCGGGACCGCGAGGAGGGGCAGGGGTGCTCGGGGCGGGCGTCGGGGCGTGGCCACGACACCGTCCCGGCGGCCGGCTCGGGGAGCGGGGACACCGGTGCGGCCTGGAACGACGGGCTGATCGCCCGGCGGATGAGCGAGCCGTGCCCGGTGGACACCGTCGGCGCGCCCGAGGGGGGATCGGCCGACGGTGCTCGTGGCGCTCTCCCGGCGGCGGCGCCCGCGTCGTACTCGGGGCCGCTCGGGGTGCGGCTGGAGGCGTTGCGCGAGCTGGTCGGTCTCTCGCGGACCCGTCTGGACGCCGAGACCCTCGCCGAGGCGGGTCGGGTGCTCGACGAGGCGTCCGCGCGGCGCGGGCTGTCCGGCGAGCACACCGTCGTGGCCATCGCCGGTGCCACCGGCAGTGGCAAGTCCCAGTTGTTCAACGCGCTGGTCGGGGCGAGTGTTTCGGAGACGGGCGTTCGTCGCCCCACCACCGCCGCTCCTGTCGCGTGCGGTTGGAGTGACGGGGCGGCGGGCCTGCTGGACCGACTCGGCGTCCCCGGACGGCTGAGACGTCGGCCCGTCCCGCACCCGGACGCGGACTCCCGGCTTCGCGGGCTCGTGCTGGTGGATCTGCCCGACCACGACTCGGCGGCGGTGCGCCATCGCGAGCAGGTGGACCGTGTCCTGGCGTTGGTGGACGCCGTCATCTGGGTCGTCGACCCGGAGAAGTACGCCGACGCGGCCCTTCACGAGCGATATCTGCGGCCGATGGCCGATCACGCCGAGGTCACCTTCGTGGTCCTCAACCAGGTCGACAGGCTGCCAGGCGAGGCCGCCGAGCAGGTGCTGGACGATTTGCGGCGCCTCCTGGACGAGGACGGCGTCGCCTTGGGGGAGCACGGCGAGCGGGGGGCGACGGTGCTCGCGCTGTCCGCGCTCACCGGTGAGGGGCTGGGGGAGTTGCGCGAGGCGCTGGGGCAGTTCGTCGCCGAGCGAGGGGCGTCGGAACGTCGGCTCGCGGCCGACGTGGACGCCGCCGCCCGCGGGCTGCGACCGGCCTACGTCACGGGGCGCGGGACCGGCCTGACCGAGGAGGCGCGGGAGGAGTTCGCCGAGCGGCTTGCCGAGGCCGTGGGTGCCGAGGCGGTGGGTGTCGCGGCGGAGCGAGCGTGGCGGCGCCGGGCGAACCGGGCGTGCGGCACCCCGTGGCTTCGGTTCCGGCACGCGCGCGACGCCCACTGCGAAGAGCCGGCCGGGGAGCCGTCGGCGACAGCCGGTGTGGCCGGGGTGTCAACCGCCCGCCAGGGAGTGGAACAGGCGGTCCGTCGGGTGGTCGACAGGGCCGTCGTCGGGCTGCCCCCTCCCTGGGAGCGGGCGGTCCGCGACGCGGCGGCCCGGGGCGCGGAAGGGCTGCCCGAGGCACTGGACGAGATCGCCGATCGTGCGGAGACACCGGTGGCGCGACCACCTCGACCGGGGTGGTGGCCGTTGGCGGTCACGGCACAGGCGGCGACGACGCTGCTCCAGGTGGTCGGAGCGGTGTGGTTGTCGGGGTGGATTCTCGGAGTGTTCCCGCCCGGTCCCATGGCTCCGGTGCTCCTGATGGCGGTGGGTCTGCTCGGCGGGCCGCTGGTCGAGTGGGGGTGTCGGCTGGCGGCCCGCGGACCGGCCCGGCGTTACGGTGAGGCGGCCGAACGCCTGGTGCGGGACGCCGCGGCGGGCTGTGGCAGGGCTCGCGTCCTCGATCCGGTGGCGGCCGAGCTGTTGAGGTACCGGGAAGTCCGTGAGCGCTACGCGCGAGTCGTCGGTCAGGGGCCGGGGTGA
- a CDS encoding Cys-Gln thioester bond-forming surface protein has translation MFLSFSVRSAARRAVVRLASATTVSVLTVTAVGAAGGKAVADGGPGGATAGGGATATLDGLKTHGRAVIHGESGDRRVSAGLFEMSVAGGGTLRTYCVDAHNPTQQGAEYHETPWSGTSLGVNERAGRVRWILLNSYPQVDDLAALAEKAGVRGAFTEEDAAAGTQVALWRLSDAIDVEAVDPQAERLADYLVGEARDSGEPRASLTLDPPAVSGRAGAPIGPVTVRTDADRVTVAPPSDAATSGVRVVDEAGEPVTSAADGSRLFFDVPEDAVDGRTTLTVRASTTVPVGRAFASESGSQTQILAGSSESAVSAAAEATWAGEGAVPAISATENCAEEGLEVTVANGGDETFSFELSGTEYSVEAGAARTVSVPLAEDSSYDVTVYGPDGSERRFTGVLDCRTQGDPTESDPTDGEMTRTLGEPGPAAAGGGALPDADLAATGGSEVTPLIGAIALVLLVLGGGTLLVVRRRGPAVRD, from the coding sequence GTGTTCCTCTCGTTCTCCGTACGTTCCGCCGCCCGGCGGGCCGTGGTGCGGCTCGCGTCGGCCACGACCGTCTCCGTCCTGACCGTGACGGCGGTGGGGGCCGCCGGTGGCAAGGCCGTCGCCGACGGCGGGCCCGGCGGCGCCACCGCCGGGGGCGGGGCGACCGCCACGCTGGACGGCCTCAAGACGCACGGACGGGCGGTGATCCATGGGGAGTCGGGGGACCGGCGGGTGTCCGCGGGGCTGTTCGAGATGTCCGTCGCCGGAGGCGGGACGCTGCGGACGTACTGCGTCGACGCGCACAACCCCACCCAACAGGGGGCCGAATACCACGAGACTCCGTGGAGCGGTACCTCGCTCGGTGTCAACGAGCGAGCGGGGCGTGTCCGGTGGATCCTCCTGAACTCCTACCCGCAGGTCGACGATCTCGCCGCGCTCGCCGAGAAGGCGGGAGTCCGCGGTGCCTTCACCGAGGAGGACGCCGCCGCCGGGACCCAGGTGGCGCTCTGGCGACTCTCGGACGCGATCGACGTGGAGGCGGTCGACCCCCAGGCCGAGCGACTCGCCGACTATCTGGTGGGCGAGGCCCGCGACTCCGGCGAGCCGCGTGCGTCTCTCACCCTCGACCCACCCGCGGTGTCCGGGCGCGCCGGCGCGCCGATCGGCCCGGTCACCGTGCGCACGGACGCCGACCGCGTCACGGTCGCTCCGCCCTCCGACGCGGCCACGAGCGGCGTTCGCGTGGTGGACGAGGCCGGCGAACCGGTCACCTCCGCCGCCGATGGCAGTCGGCTCTTCTTCGACGTGCCCGAGGACGCGGTGGACGGGAGGACCACGCTCACGGTGCGGGCCTCCACCACGGTGCCCGTCGGTCGTGCCTTCGCCTCGGAGAGCGGCAGCCAGACCCAGATCCTGGCCGGCTCCAGCGAGTCGGCGGTCTCCGCCGCGGCCGAGGCGACCTGGGCCGGCGAGGGTGCGGTGCCCGCGATCTCCGCCACCGAGAACTGCGCGGAAGAGGGACTGGAGGTCACGGTGGCCAACGGGGGAGACGAGACGTTCTCCTTCGAACTGTCGGGGACGGAGTACAGCGTCGAGGCGGGCGCCGCCCGGACCGTTTCGGTGCCGCTCGCGGAGGACTCCTCCTACGACGTCACCGTGTACGGGCCCGACGGGTCGGAGCGACGCTTCACCGGCGTCCTCGACTGTCGGACCCAGGGCGACCCGACCGAGAGCGACCCGACCGACGGCGAGATGACGCGTACGCTCGGCGAGCCCGGCCCGGCCGCCGCCGGCGGCGGAGCGCTCCCCGACGCCGACCTCGCCGCGACGGGCGGTTCCGAGGTCACCCCGCTGATCGGTGCCATCGCCCTGGTCCTCCTGGTGCTCGGGGGCGGCACGCTCTTGGTCGTGCGGCGCCGAGGGCCGGCCGTCCGGGACTGA
- a CDS encoding NAD(P)H-dependent oxidoreductase translates to MSENRLRLVVIVGSVREGRFGLPLSRWFAGRARRLGRFEVDVLDLAEHSLPMAMPGFGDRPDTATADVQAEVGRRLAAADAFVLVTPEYNHSYPAALKNVLDWFRSEWVAKAFGLVSYGGQGGGVRAAEHLRQVVAELHSVTVRDAMSFHNAFDLFDEREEIADEGECAAAATRMLTQLEWWATVLREGRERHAYPG, encoded by the coding sequence ATGTCGGAGAACCGGCTCCGTCTTGTCGTCATCGTGGGGAGCGTCCGTGAGGGACGCTTCGGTCTGCCCCTGTCCCGTTGGTTCGCCGGGCGGGCGCGTCGGCTGGGCCGGTTCGAGGTGGACGTCCTGGACCTGGCCGAGCACTCGCTGCCCATGGCGATGCCCGGTTTCGGCGATCGGCCGGATACCGCCACGGCCGACGTCCAGGCGGAGGTCGGCCGGCGGCTGGCGGCGGCCGACGCCTTCGTCCTCGTCACCCCCGAGTACAACCACAGCTACCCCGCCGCGCTGAAGAACGTCCTGGACTGGTTCCGCTCCGAGTGGGTCGCCAAGGCGTTCGGTCTCGTCTCGTACGGGGGGCAGGGCGGCGGCGTTCGGGCTGCCGAGCATCTGCGGCAGGTGGTCGCGGAACTGCACTCGGTGACCGTCCGGGACGCGATGAGCTTCCACAACGCCTTCGACCTCTTCGACGAGCGGGAGGAGATCGCCGACGAGGGCGAGTGCGCGGCGGCGGCGACGCGCATGCTGACCCAGCTCGAATGGTGGGCCACGGTGTTGCGGGAGGGGCGCGAGCGTCACGCCTACCCGGGCTAG
- the ettA gene encoding energy-dependent translational throttle protein EttA, with protein sequence MAEFIYTMRKARKAHGDKVILDDVTLNFLPGAKIGVVGPNGAGKSTVLKIMAGLEQPSNGDAFLSPGYTVGILLQEPPLNEEKTVLENVQEGVAEIKGKLDRFNEIAELMATDYSDALMDEMGKLQEQLDHANAWDLEAQLDQAMDALGCPPGDWPVTRLSGGERRRVALCKLLLEQPDLLLLDEPTNHLDAESVNWLEQHLAKYPGTVVAVTHDRYFLDNVAGWICEVDRGRLHGYEGNYSKYLETKQTRLKVEGQKDAKRAKRLKDELEWVRSNAKGRQAKSKARLARYEEMAAEADKMRKLDFEEIQIPPGPRLGNVVVEVNNLSKAFGEKVLIDDLSFTLPRNGIVGVIGPNGAGKTTLFKMIQGLEHPDGGSIKVGDTVKISYVDQSRENIDPKKTLWAVVSDEMDYINVGQVEMPSRAYVSAFGFKGPDQQKPAGVLSGGERNRLNLALTLKQGGNLLLLDEPTNDLDVETLSSLENALLEFPGCAVVVSHDRWFLDRVATHILAYEGESKWFWFEGNFESYEKNKIERLGPDAARPHRATYKKLTRG encoded by the coding sequence TTGGCTGAGTTCATTTACACCATGCGCAAGGCGCGCAAAGCGCACGGCGACAAGGTGATCCTCGACGACGTCACCCTGAACTTCCTCCCCGGGGCGAAGATCGGCGTCGTCGGCCCGAACGGGGCCGGCAAGTCGACCGTTCTGAAGATCATGGCCGGGCTGGAGCAGCCCTCGAACGGCGACGCCTTTCTGAGCCCGGGCTACACGGTGGGCATCCTGCTGCAGGAGCCCCCGCTGAACGAGGAGAAGACGGTCCTGGAGAACGTCCAGGAGGGCGTCGCCGAGATCAAGGGCAAGCTCGACCGGTTCAACGAGATCGCCGAGCTGATGGCGACCGACTACTCCGACGCGCTCATGGACGAGATGGGCAAGCTCCAGGAGCAGCTCGACCACGCCAACGCCTGGGATCTGGAAGCCCAGTTGGATCAGGCGATGGACGCCCTGGGCTGCCCGCCCGGCGACTGGCCCGTCACCCGCCTCTCCGGCGGCGAGCGTCGTCGGGTCGCCCTGTGCAAGCTGTTGCTGGAACAGCCCGACCTGCTGCTGCTCGACGAGCCCACCAACCACCTCGACGCCGAGTCGGTGAACTGGCTGGAACAGCACCTGGCCAAGTACCCCGGCACCGTCGTCGCCGTCACCCACGACCGGTACTTCCTCGACAACGTCGCCGGTTGGATCTGCGAGGTGGACCGGGGCCGCTTGCACGGCTACGAGGGCAACTACTCCAAGTACCTGGAGACCAAGCAGACCCGGCTCAAGGTCGAGGGGCAGAAGGACGCCAAGCGCGCCAAACGCCTCAAGGACGAGTTGGAGTGGGTGCGCTCCAACGCCAAGGGTCGTCAGGCCAAGTCCAAGGCCCGACTCGCCCGTTACGAGGAGATGGCCGCCGAGGCCGACAAGATGCGGAAGCTGGACTTCGAGGAGATCCAGATCCCGCCGGGTCCGCGACTGGGCAACGTCGTCGTCGAGGTGAACAACCTCAGCAAGGCGTTCGGCGAGAAGGTGCTCATCGACGACCTCAGCTTCACTCTGCCGCGCAACGGCATCGTGGGTGTGATCGGTCCCAACGGCGCGGGCAAGACCACCCTGTTCAAGATGATCCAGGGGCTGGAGCATCCGGACGGCGGCAGCATCAAGGTCGGGGACACCGTCAAGATCTCCTACGTCGACCAGAGCCGCGAGAACATCGACCCGAAGAAGACGCTGTGGGCCGTCGTCTCCGACGAAATGGACTACATCAACGTCGGTCAGGTCGAGATGCCGTCGCGGGCGTACGTCTCCGCCTTCGGCTTCAAGGGCCCGGACCAGCAGAAGCCGGCCGGCGTCCTCTCGGGCGGCGAGCGCAACCGACTCAACCTCGCGCTCACCCTCAAGCAGGGCGGCAATCTCCTCCTCCTCGACGAGCCCACCAACGACCTCGACGTCGAGACGCTCTCCAGCCTGGAGAACGCGCTGCTGGAATTCCCGGGGTGCGCGGTGGTCGTCTCCCACGACCGGTGGTTCCTCGACCGCGTCGCCACGCACATCCTCGCCTACGAGGGCGAGTCGAAGTGGTTCTGGTTCGAGGGCAACTTCGAGTCCTACGAGAAGAACAAGATCGAGCGGCTGGGCCCGGACGCCGCCCGTCCGCACCGCGCCACCTACAAGAAGCTCACCCGAGGCTGA
- a CDS encoding thioesterase family protein — MRHLYRCPLRWADMDAYGHVNNVVFLRYLEEARIDFLFRPDKEFRQGSVVARHEIDYKRQLVHRHEPVDIEMWVTEIRAASFTLAYEVKDEAAVYARALTVIVPFDFEAGRPRRITEEEREFLQDYLRVPEPGGTRDEEGAVTV; from the coding sequence GTGCGCCACCTCTACCGCTGCCCGCTGCGCTGGGCGGACATGGACGCCTACGGGCACGTCAACAACGTCGTCTTCCTCCGCTACCTGGAGGAGGCGCGGATCGATTTCCTGTTCCGTCCGGACAAGGAGTTCCGGCAGGGGTCGGTGGTCGCACGCCACGAGATCGACTACAAGCGCCAGTTGGTGCACCGGCACGAACCGGTCGACATCGAGATGTGGGTCACGGAGATCAGGGCCGCCTCCTTCACCCTCGCCTACGAGGTGAAGGACGAAGCGGCGGTCTACGCGCGGGCCCTCACGGTCATCGTCCCCTTCGACTTCGAGGCCGGACGACCCCGCCGGATCACCGAGGAGGAGCGGGAGTTCCTCCAGGACTACCTGCGAGTCCCGGAGCCCGGGGGCACGCGGGACGAGGAGGGGGCCGTCACGGTATGA
- a CDS encoding globin, whose product MNEIRRGTLREQTFYEQVGGEETFRRLVHHFYRGVAEDPLLRPMYPEEDLGPAEERLTLFLIQYWGGPNTYSTNRGHPRLRMRHAPFTVDQAAHDAWLRHMRAAVDELGLSEEHERTLWKYLTYAAASMVNTPG is encoded by the coding sequence GTGAATGAGATTCGGCGCGGCACACTGCGGGAGCAGACGTTCTACGAGCAGGTCGGCGGGGAGGAGACCTTCCGCCGGCTCGTCCACCACTTCTACCGGGGTGTGGCCGAGGATCCACTGCTGCGGCCCATGTACCCGGAGGAGGATCTGGGCCCGGCGGAGGAGCGCCTGACCCTGTTCCTGATCCAGTACTGGGGCGGTCCGAACACCTACAGCACCAACCGGGGCCACCCTCGGCTGCGGATGCGTCACGCACCGTTCACCGTGGACCAGGCGGCGCACGACGCCTGGCTTCGGCACATGCGGGCGGCCGTCGACGAGCTGGGCCTGTCCGAGGAACACGAGCGGACGCTCTGGAAGTACCTCACCTACGCCGCGGCATCGATGGTGAACACCCCCGGCTGA
- a CDS encoding FHA domain-containing protein, with the protein MPTCPNGHQSGSDDWCEVCGHRMAGSVPPPPPPPPVVGGYGFPPPAGDGPEGHGAPSGACPRCGTPREGAAPFCQGCRWNFPAEGAIPYAPAADHRPAPGPSSHYEPTPDPASHYGDGYDYPGSRPSRTNRPAEPIPPGRTGFDDGPSLYTSPPPPEGPGGGPYGFEPADRVPRGPHHQSPPAPGFPRPADGGAPSGAPHRGDDWTLPPPTSPGLAPGEPDGYGYSQPPHAMGRTATWTATIGPDRDYFVAMMRRSGPEAAGLDLPAYSPEQHRTLSGDQVTIGRRRHSTGDTPDIDLSVPPEDPGVSHQHALLIPQPGGGWAVVDQNSTNGTTVNGGEEPIQPYVPVPLRDGDRVHVGAWTTITVRRG; encoded by the coding sequence ATGCCGACCTGCCCGAACGGACACCAGTCGGGTTCCGACGACTGGTGCGAGGTCTGCGGTCACCGCATGGCCGGTTCCGTCCCACCGCCGCCACCGCCGCCCCCGGTCGTCGGAGGCTACGGCTTCCCACCCCCGGCGGGAGACGGCCCCGAAGGACACGGCGCGCCCTCCGGGGCGTGCCCGCGGTGCGGCACGCCCCGTGAGGGAGCCGCGCCCTTCTGCCAGGGTTGCCGGTGGAACTTCCCCGCCGAGGGCGCCATCCCCTACGCCCCCGCCGCCGACCACCGGCCCGCCCCGGGACCGTCGTCCCACTACGAGCCGACGCCCGACCCCGCGTCCCACTACGGCGACGGCTACGACTATCCCGGCTCCCGCCCCTCACGCACGAACCGTCCCGCCGAGCCGATACCCCCGGGCCGGACCGGCTTCGACGACGGGCCGTCCCTCTACACCTCGCCCCCGCCTCCCGAGGGCCCCGGCGGCGGACCGTACGGGTTCGAGCCGGCGGATCGGGTGCCTCGGGGACCACACCACCAGAGCCCGCCGGCGCCGGGTTTCCCCCGGCCGGCGGACGGAGGCGCGCCCTCGGGCGCCCCCCACCGGGGCGACGACTGGACGCTCCCCCCTCCCACCTCGCCGGGCCTCGCCCCGGGCGAGCCCGACGGGTACGGCTACTCCCAGCCCCCGCACGCCATGGGGCGGACGGCGACGTGGACGGCGACCATCGGTCCGGACCGCGACTACTTCGTCGCGATGATGCGACGTTCGGGACCCGAGGCCGCCGGTCTCGACCTCCCCGCGTACTCCCCGGAACAACACCGCACGCTCTCCGGCGACCAGGTGACCATCGGACGGCGGCGCCACTCCACCGGCGACACCCCCGACATCGACCTGTCCGTGCCTCCGGAGGACCCGGGCGTCTCCCACCAGCACGCGCTCCTGATCCCTCAGCCGGGCGGGGGGTGGGCCGTCGTCGACCAGAACTCCACCAACGGCACCACGGTCAACGGCGGCGAGGAGCCGATCCAGCCGTACGTGCCGGTGCCGTTGCGCGACGGCGACCGCGTGCACGTCGGAGCCTGGACGACGATCACGGTACGCCGGGGCTGA
- a CDS encoding VWA domain-containing protein, which yields MVVFTKPNEPRFSVEIHQNPYLPEGGRQVDAIAAVTASGGGTVGGRIPGDAGRARRPAGSGASAAVALMVDCSGSMAHPPLKMREARQATAAAIDTLRDGVRFAVIAGTHEAAEVYPGAGRLATADAHSRALAKRALRGMKAGGGTALGTWLRLADRLLSSEDVRVRHGILLTDGRNEHETPGALRDALAACAGRFTCDVRGVGTDWDVAELTGVASALLGNADIVADPADLAADFARLMATAMGKELGTVSMRLWTPVGTSVTRVAQVAPSVVDLTDRHTPVDTRHTDYPTGSWGEESRVYHLRLEVPAAGIGREMLAARVSLVVPRPGEASRDLGAQGLVRALWTDDLAAATASDPHVAHYDGQAELAQVVRQGLELRRRGDVDGATVMLGHAVRLADASGNEDTARLLVKVVDVVDAAAGTVRLKTTVGQADEMALETRSTKTVRVRK from the coding sequence ATGGTCGTTTTCACCAAGCCGAACGAGCCGCGGTTCTCGGTGGAAATCCATCAGAACCCGTACCTGCCCGAGGGCGGTCGACAGGTCGACGCGATCGCCGCGGTGACCGCGTCGGGTGGGGGGACCGTCGGCGGACGGATCCCCGGTGACGCGGGCCGCGCCCGACGCCCTGCCGGGTCGGGCGCCTCCGCGGCCGTGGCGCTCATGGTCGACTGTTCGGGCTCCATGGCCCACCCACCGCTCAAGATGCGCGAGGCCCGCCAGGCGACGGCCGCCGCGATCGACACGCTCCGCGACGGGGTGCGCTTCGCGGTGATCGCCGGTACCCACGAGGCCGCGGAGGTCTACCCCGGCGCCGGCCGGCTCGCGACGGCCGACGCCCACAGCCGGGCCTTGGCCAAGCGGGCTCTGCGGGGTATGAAGGCGGGCGGTGGCACCGCCCTCGGCACCTGGCTGCGGCTCGCGGACCGCCTGCTGTCCTCCGAGGACGTCCGCGTCCGCCACGGCATCCTGCTCACCGACGGCCGCAACGAGCACGAGACCCCGGGGGCCCTCCGGGACGCCCTGGCCGCCTGCGCGGGACGGTTCACCTGCGACGTGCGGGGCGTGGGCACCGACTGGGACGTCGCGGAGCTCACCGGGGTGGCCTCCGCGCTTCTGGGGAACGCCGACATCGTGGCGGACCCGGCCGACCTGGCGGCGGACTTCGCGCGGCTGATGGCGACGGCCATGGGCAAGGAGTTGGGGACGGTGTCGATGCGCCTGTGGACCCCGGTCGGCACCAGCGTGACCCGCGTCGCACAAGTGGCCCCTTCCGTGGTGGACCTGACCGACCGACACACACCGGTCGACACGCGACACACGGACTACCCCACCGGGTCCTGGGGCGAGGAGTCCCGCGTCTACCACCTGCGCCTCGAGGTGCCGGCCGCGGGCATCGGCCGGGAGATGCTCGCCGCGCGCGTCTCGCTGGTCGTGCCGCGCCCCGGAGAAGCGTCGCGGGACCTCGGCGCCCAGGGCCTGGTGCGCGCGCTGTGGACCGACGACCTCGCCGCCGCCACCGCGTCGGACCCCCACGTCGCGCACTACGACGGACAGGCGGAACTGGCACAAGTCGTCCGACAGGGACTGGAACTCCGCAGAAGGGGAGATGTCGACGGCGCCACCGTCATGCTGGGACACGCGGTGCGCCTCGCCGACGCGTCGGGGAACGAGGACACCGCGCGCCTGCTCGTGAAGGTGGTGGACGTGGTCGACGCCGCGGCAGGTACTGTGCGACTGAAGACGACGGTCGGGCAGGCGGACGAGATGGCTCTCGAAACCCGCTCGACCAAGACGGTCCGGGTCAGGAAGTGA